The DNA window CATCCAGGACATCGAGAAGCTCAACGAGCGCCTGCCGCCCCGCGCCCCGCTGGGCAAGGGCACCGTGACCATCAGCCACATCCGCTCCACGTCGCCCAGCCTGTGCGCCGTCGCGGACAGTTGCACGATCCACCTCGACCGCCGCCTGACCGTGGGCGAGACGGAGGAGACCTCGGTCAAGGAGCTGTACGACCTGCCCTCCGTCAAGGCCGCCGGCGCGAAGGTCAAGGTGCTCGAGTACGCCGTGCCGAGCTTCAAGGGCCTGACCTACCCGACCAAGAAGTACTTCCCGACGTGGGAATTCCCGGAATCCACGCCGCACGTGCAGAAGGCCGTGGCCGCCTACCGGGGGACGTTCGGCGGGGAGCCGGAGGTCGGGCACTGGACCTTCAGCACCAACGGCATTGCCACGGCCGGCATGCACGGCGTGCCGAGCCTCGGCTTCGGCCCCGGGCACGAGAAGTTCGCGCACTTCCCGGACGAGCAGATCGAGATCGAGCACCTCGTCCGCGCCGCGGCGTTCTACGCCGCGTTCGTGAAGGAGTTCGCGGGCTGACGCCGCTGTAGCCGGGATCGCCGATCCCGGCCACAATCCCTGGCGCCCTCAATCGCAATAGCTGTGGTGTCCCGCCGGCGCGGCCGCGGCCGCGCCGGCCTGGCTTCGGCCGCTCATCCGCCTCCGCCACAGCTCCGCCAGGCCGCCGCGCGCGGTCTCGCGGTAGGCGCTTTGCAGGTCCGCGCCCGTCTGGTACATGACCTCGATCACGTCGTCGAAGCTCACCAGGTGCCGCCCGTCGGTGAGCAGGGCGAACACCGCGCATTCCGCGGCGCGCAGGCACGCGGTCATGTTGCGCTCGATGCACGGGATCTGGACGTAGCCCTCGATCGGGTCGCAGGTCAGGCCGAGGTGGTGCTCCATGCCGATCTCCGCCGCGTACTCGATCTGGCGCAGCGTGCCCCCGAGCAACTGCGCGCCCGCCGCCGCGGCCATGGAGCAGGCCGAGCCCACCTCGCCCTGGCAGCCGACCTCCGCGCCCGAGATCGACGCGTTGGCCCGGATTACCGATCCGAACAGCCCCGCGGTCGCCAGCGCCTCGAGGATGTCGCGGCGGGGCAGCCCCTTGACCGTGTGATAGTAGTAGAGCATCCCGGGCAGCACGCCGGCCGCGCCGCAGGACGGCGCCGTGACGATCGTCCCCCCGGCCGCGTTTTCCTCCGACACCGCCAGCGCGAAGGCCGCCAGCAGGGCGAGGTCGCGCTGGGGGCTGGCCAGGTCGCGGCCGCGGAGCAGGGTCGTGCGCGCCTTGCGCGCCAGCTTGAGCGGGCCGGGCAGGAAGTTCTCCCGGCTTTCCAGTCCCCGCCGGACGCTCGCCTCCATGGCCTCCCAGATGGTCTCCAGACGCGGCCACGGGTCGCGCTCGGTTTGTTCCACCAGTTGCCAGAACGGCAGGCCCTGCGCCTCGCAGACGGCCAGGTGCTCGGTGATGGTGCGGCCGGGATAGCGCGCGGGCTCGTCATCCCCCACGGGCCCGCTGTCGTCCCGCAGGTTGCCGCCGCCGATGCTGTAGACCGTCCACGAATCCGTCACGCGGCCTCCGCCGTCCAGCGCGTCGAACCGCAAGGTGTTCGGATGCTTCAGGCCGCCGGTTTCGGTGTCCCAGGCGAACTCGACCGGGATGTCTCCGAGCGCGCGCCGGATGCTCTGGTCCGTCAGGTGGCCGCGCCCGGTGGCCGCGAGGCTGCCGAAGAGCGTCGCGCGGATCGAGGCGGGCGGCGCGGGCTGCCGGGCGAGGAAGCGGCGGGCGGCGCGCTCGGGCCCGATGCTGTGCGAGCTCGAGGGGCCGGCGCCGATCTTGTACAGGTCGAAAATCGAGCCCACCACGGGCTGGTCCGTCTTCATGCCGCGATCATACTAGCCGCTGGCGGCGGCGGCCGCAAGCCGCTCCGGCCGCGCTTGCGCGCCGCGGGCGGCCGGAGTAAGGTAGCCGCCCGATGTCGGGCACCCTCTTCAACGCGGCGGGAAAGCAGGAACAGGCCGAGATGCTCCGCGCGATCGGCGCGAAGGATTTTGACGACCTCTTTATCCACGTCCCGGCCGAATACCAGACGAGAGAATTCCGCCTGCCCGCCGGCCGTTCCGAGCTGGAGATGATGCAGGTCCTGCGCGGCCTCGCGGCGCGGAATTCGGCGCGGCTGATCAATTTCTGCGGCGGCGGCTTCTACGACCACTTCATCCCGGCCGCCGTGGACGCCCTCTCCTCTCGGGGCGAGTTTTACACCGCCTACACGCCGTACCAGCCCGAGGCGGCGCAGGGTACGCTCCAGGCGATCTACGAGTATCAAACCGCCATCGCGCGGCTGACCGAAATGGACGCCGCCAACGCCTCGCTCTACGACGGCGGCACGGCCCTCTTCGAGGGCGTCATGATGGCCCTGCGCATCACCGGCCGGCGCCGCGTGCTGGTGGACCAGGGCGTCAGCCCGATCTACCGCACGATGCTCCGCAGCTACACCGCGAACCTCTCCATTGAGTACGAGGAGATTCCGCTGTCCGGCGGCCGGGCCGACCGCGTCGCGTTCCAGGCCCGCCTGAACCGCGACGTGGCCGCGGTCGTGCTGCAGAACCCGAATTTCTTCGGAAGCGTGGACGACCTGTCCGACCTGGCCGCCGCCGCGCGGGCCGTCGGCGCGCTGGCGGTGATGTCGGTGTACCCGGTCGCCCTCGGCCTGCTGAAAACGCCGGGCGCGATGGGCGCGGACGTCGCCACGGGCGAGGGCCAGAGCCTCGGCTTGCCGCTCTCGTTCGGCGGGCCGTACCTCGGCTTCATGGCGGTCCGGCAGGCCCACGTGCGCAAGATGCCCGGCCGGATCGTCGGCGCGGCGAAGGACGCGCAGGGGCGGCGCGGGTTCGTGCTGACCCTGCAGGCGCGGGAGCAGCACATCCGCCGCGAGAAGGCGATGTCCAACATCTGCACCAACGAGGCGCTCTGCGCCCTGCGCGCGGTGATCTACCTCTCGCTCGTCGGCAAGCGGGGGTTGGTGGA is part of the Kiritimatiellia bacterium genome and encodes:
- the gcvPA gene encoding aminomethyl-transferring glycine dehydrogenase subunit GcvPA, whose amino-acid sequence is MSGTLFNAAGKQEQAEMLRAIGAKDFDDLFIHVPAEYQTREFRLPAGRSELEMMQVLRGLAARNSARLINFCGGGFYDHFIPAAVDALSSRGEFYTAYTPYQPEAAQGTLQAIYEYQTAIARLTEMDAANASLYDGGTALFEGVMMALRITGRRRVLVDQGVSPIYRTMLRSYTANLSIEYEEIPLSGGRADRVAFQARLNRDVAAVVLQNPNFFGSVDDLSDLAAAARAVGALAVMSVYPVALGLLKTPGAMGADVATGEGQSLGLPLSFGGPYLGFMAVRQAHVRKMPGRIVGAAKDAQGRRGFVLTLQAREQHIRREKAMSNICTNEALCALRAVIYLSLVGKRGLVEVAQLCAARAAYARERLLAIPGVKPAFDAPFFNELALALPRDASEVVSALIEQGLAAGFPVGRYYPGMENVLLLAFTEKRTKEEINILAAKLEALL
- a CDS encoding L-serine ammonia-lyase, iron-sulfur-dependent, subunit alpha, whose amino-acid sequence is MGSIFDLYKIGAGPSSSHSIGPERAARRFLARQPAPPASIRATLFGSLAATGRGHLTDQSIRRALGDIPVEFAWDTETGGLKHPNTLRFDALDGGGRVTDSWTVYSIGGGNLRDDSGPVGDDEPARYPGRTITEHLAVCEAQGLPFWQLVEQTERDPWPRLETIWEAMEASVRRGLESRENFLPGPLKLARKARTTLLRGRDLASPQRDLALLAAFALAVSEENAAGGTIVTAPSCGAAGVLPGMLYYYHTVKGLPRRDILEALATAGLFGSVIRANASISGAEVGCQGEVGSACSMAAAAGAQLLGGTLRQIEYAAEIGMEHHLGLTCDPIEGYVQIPCIERNMTACLRAAECAVFALLTDGRHLVSFDDVIEVMYQTGADLQSAYRETARGGLAELWRRRMSGRSQAGAAAAAPAGHHSYCD